The stretch of DNA GTACTTCGAGACCAATCTGGCCGGCGCGCGGAATGTCACGGCCTATGCCGAGGCAGTGGATTGCCGCAATATCTATTTCACGAGCAGCATCGCCGTCTACGGGCCGACCGATGGACCGACCGATGAAACCGCGCCGATCTGCCCCGTTTCCCCTTACGGCGGCTCGAAGTATCCGGCGGAGCTGATCCACGAGCAGTGGTTGCAGGCCGGCCCGGAGCGGCGCCTTGTCATCTGCCGGCCCGGCGTCATCTACGGACCGGGCGACCCGGGCAACATCCTGCGCATGGTCCGCGCCATCAAGCGGGGCTATTTCGCCTATCCAGGCTCACCCGACATTCACAAATCCTACGGCTACATCGAGGGCCTGCTGGACAGCATCGCCTTCATGATGGATCGGCCTGAACCGATTCTCCGCTATAACTACGTGGAAGACCCGACCGAGCCACTGGGCGCGCTGGTCAGCCACATCAAGACGCATCTCGGCAGCCGCGCGCCGGTATTGCCGCTGCCGCTTCCCCTGCTCGTCCCCGCCGCCGGACTGATCAATGCCGCCCTCGGCGGCAACAGCCCCATCCATCCGGTGCGGGTGCGCAAGGCCGCGCGCCCGACGCATATCGTGCCGGGCACCCTCAAAGCCCTTGGCTTCCCCTTCCGATTCGACTTTCGCAGTTCCCTCGTCGACTGGCAGCGCCAGGCACCGGAGGATTTCGCTTGAGGTAAAGGCGTTGTGGCCGGCGGAACAGTCGCTTCCCGCGTAATGCCCTGGACCGACATAAGCGCTGCCTAGCCAGTAATGACGCCGAAAGGGTCTCCGCGCCAACGCCGCCCCTGGCGCTCCACGACGCAACGACACCCCCAAAATCGCCTGCTGCCCTGCAATCGGGGCTGGTGTACCATGTCGGCCATGCTGACCTATCCCGCCATCGATCCCGTCGCCCTGCAACTGGGGCCGCTTGCCATCCACTGGTACGGTCTGACCTATCTGATCGGTATTCTGGGGGGATGGGCCTTGGGTCGCCATCGGGCGCGCCGCCCCGACACCCCGCTCACACCGGAACAGGTCGGTGACCTCACCACCTACGTCGCGCTGGGTGTGATCCTGGGGGGACGCCTGGGTTACGTATTCTTCTACGACCTGCCGCGCATCCTGGGCGATCCCCTGTCCATCCTGCGCATCTGGGAGGGCGGCATGTCCTTCCACGGTGGGCTGCTCGGGGTGATCGCCGTGATGATCTGGTACGGCAATCGCCTGGGCTGCGG from Candidatus Macondimonas diazotrophica encodes:
- a CDS encoding NAD-dependent epimerase/dehydratase family protein; this translates as YFETNLAGARNVTAYAEAVDCRNIYFTSSIAVYGPTDGPTDETAPICPVSPYGGSKYPAELIHEQWLQAGPERRLVICRPGVIYGPGDPGNILRMVRAIKRGYFAYPGSPDIHKSYGYIEGLLDSIAFMMDRPEPILRYNYVEDPTEPLGALVSHIKTHLGSRAPVLPLPLPLLVPAAGLINAALGGNSPIHPVRVRKAARPTHIVPGTLKALGFPFRFDFRSSLVDWQRQAPEDFA